In the genome of Polaribacter atrinae, one region contains:
- a CDS encoding carbohydrate kinase family protein has protein sequence MSKVVCFGEVLWDIFPTHKKIGGAPLNVASRLSSFGHNVTMISALGEDNFGQKIIEYLKDNKVNTNHIQIKKQFQTGKVNVILDKRGTASYTINYPSAWDKISITEKAKNEVENADAFVFGSLIARDKTSRKTLYELIEAAKYKIFDLNLRQSHYTTDVLLYLMEKANFIKFNDDELYEVCKKIGSKYNSLEQNIRFIAAKTNTNHVCVTKGPHGAVLLYNDIFYYNSGYQINVIDTVGAGDSFLASLTSELLKKSTPQKAINFACAIGALVAQSEGANPKILQSEIETFINPQ, from the coding sequence ATGTCAAAAGTAGTTTGTTTTGGAGAAGTTTTGTGGGATATATTTCCAACTCATAAAAAAATAGGAGGAGCTCCTCTAAATGTTGCCAGCAGATTAAGTTCATTTGGTCATAACGTTACAATGATAAGTGCTTTAGGTGAAGATAATTTTGGACAAAAAATAATTGAGTATCTTAAAGATAATAAAGTTAACACCAACCATATTCAAATAAAAAAACAATTTCAAACTGGTAAAGTAAATGTCATACTAGATAAAAGAGGCACTGCTTCTTATACTATAAATTACCCAAGTGCTTGGGATAAAATTTCCATTACTGAAAAAGCAAAAAATGAAGTTGAAAACGCTGATGCCTTTGTTTTTGGTAGTTTAATTGCAAGAGACAAAACTTCAAGAAAAACATTGTATGAATTAATTGAAGCCGCGAAATATAAAATTTTCGATTTAAATTTAAGGCAATCTCATTACACAACAGATGTATTACTATATTTAATGGAAAAAGCAAATTTTATTAAATTTAATGATGATGAGTTATATGAAGTTTGTAAAAAAATAGGTTCAAAATACAATTCACTTGAACAGAATATAAGATTTATTGCGGCAAAAACAAATACAAATCATGTATGTGTTACTAAAGGACCACATGGTGCTGTTTTATTATATAACGATATTTTTTACTACAATAGTGGTTATCAAATAAATGTTATTGACACTGTTGGTGCAGGAGATTCTTTTTTAGCTTCACTAACTAGTGAATTATTAAAAAAATCAACCCCACAAAAAGCAATCAATTTTGCTTGCGCTATCGGAGCATTAGTTGCTCAAAGTGAAGGAGCTAATCCAAAAATATTGCAATCAGAAATTGAAACTTTTATTAATCCACAATAA
- a CDS encoding RagB/SusD family nutrient uptake outer membrane protein, protein MKNIKILLAGIFATFLIAGCSDDFLEYEPEGVLSNENVATAENAEALVVAAYAGIANDDMVGPLTNMWVYGSVRSDDAYKGGGGRGDVDIVDRYEQYNLTIADDPLDWMGPRTWTNYYKAISRANFALKVINDIPDVEYSNKAIRQGELRFLRAHSHFMLKLLFKKIPYITEDLTQDEIIKVSNDVDNDALWNTIADDFKFAYDNLPQSQDQVGRADKNAAAAYLAKLRLYQAYEQNDNHAVTNINMSKLQEVVDYADDVIGALEGDYGNNFLDGFDNGSESIWAAQFSINDGTTVSRVSFVTGLNSPQGTGLYGCCGFHLASHNMVNAFKTDASGLPLLDTFNDSNIFDVVDANGETALATGITLDPRIDHTVGIPGRPFKYRNTVNTTGDMIYNFSWARDPGVYGYFGNMKEQQAPDCGCYVKEGPFVGTSKNVDFIRYADVLLFKAEALIQMNQVDAGVEIINQIRRRAKVSTQRQMNAGASNVYNVGEYAMGMSKDDAFKALMFERRLEFGMEGPRFFDLVRWGMAEQVLNAYLAVEKTRKDFLTNANFTVGRDEYYPIPQREIDFTGGIYKQNPGY, encoded by the coding sequence ATGAAGAATATAAAAATATTATTAGCGGGAATCTTTGCTACATTTTTAATAGCAGGATGTTCTGATGATTTCTTAGAATATGAACCAGAAGGTGTATTATCTAATGAAAACGTAGCTACAGCAGAAAATGCAGAAGCATTAGTTGTTGCAGCATATGCAGGAATAGCAAATGATGACATGGTAGGTCCACTAACTAACATGTGGGTTTACGGAAGTGTTAGATCTGATGATGCCTACAAAGGTGGTGGTGGTAGAGGTGATGTTGATATTGTAGATAGATATGAACAATACAACTTAACAATTGCAGACGACCCTTTAGATTGGATGGGACCAAGAACTTGGACTAATTATTATAAAGCAATATCGAGAGCTAATTTTGCTTTAAAAGTAATTAATGATATACCAGATGTAGAGTATTCAAACAAAGCTATAAGACAAGGAGAACTTCGTTTTTTAAGAGCGCACTCTCATTTTATGCTTAAACTATTGTTTAAAAAAATTCCATATATCACAGAAGATTTAACACAAGATGAAATTATTAAAGTTTCTAATGATGTAGATAATGATGCTTTATGGAACACAATTGCAGATGATTTTAAATTTGCTTATGATAACTTACCTCAATCTCAAGATCAGGTTGGTAGAGCAGATAAAAATGCAGCAGCAGCTTATTTAGCAAAACTACGTTTATACCAAGCTTATGAGCAAAATGATAATCACGCCGTTACTAATATAAACATGTCTAAATTACAAGAGGTAGTTGATTATGCAGATGATGTAATAGGTGCTTTAGAAGGAGATTATGGAAATAACTTTTTAGATGGTTTTGATAATGGTTCAGAATCTATTTGGGCTGCACAATTTTCTATTAATGACGGAACAACTGTTAGTAGAGTAAGCTTTGTAACCGGTTTAAATTCACCTCAGGGTACTGGGCTGTATGGATGTTGTGGTTTTCATTTGGCTAGTCACAATATGGTAAACGCATTTAAAACGGATGCTTCTGGCTTACCATTATTAGATACTTTTAATGATAGTAACATTTTTGATGTTGTGGATGCAAATGGAGAAACTGCTTTAGCTACAGGAATTACATTAGACCCAAGAATAGATCATACAGTAGGTATACCAGGTCGTCCTTTTAAATACAGAAATACGGTAAATACTACTGGAGATATGATATACAATTTTAGTTGGGCAAGAGACCCAGGAGTGTATGGTTATTTTGGAAACATGAAAGAACAGCAAGCACCAGATTGTGGTTGTTATGTAAAAGAAGGTCCTTTTGTGGGTACTTCAAAGAATGTAGATTTTATAAGATATGCAGACGTACTTTTATTTAAAGCAGAAGCTTTAATTCAAATGAATCAAGTAGATGCAGGTGTCGAAATTATCAATCAAATTAGAAGAAGAGCTAAAGTAAGCACTCAAAGACAAATGAATGCGGGGGCTAGTAATGTATATAATGTGGGTGAATATGCCATGGGAATGTCTAAAGATGATGCTTTTAAAGCTTTAATGTTTGAAAGACGTTTAGAGTTTGGTATGGAAGGTCCAAGATTTTTTGACTTAGTAAGATGGGGAATGGCAGAACAAGTTCTAAATGCATATTTAGCAGTTGAAAAAACAAGAAAAGATTTTTTAACAAATGCTAATTTTACAGTAGGTAGAGATGAGTACTATCCAATCCCTCAAAGAGAAATAGATTTTACAGGTGGCATTTACAAGCAAAACCCTGGTTACTAA
- a CDS encoding MFS transporter, whose product MKLKKPNLSFWQIFNMNVGFLGIQFSFGLQQTAVNPIFSFLGAHHEDLPLLNLAGPVTGLIIQPIIGAISDKTWSPRWGRRKPFFLIGALIGSLCLFAFPYSPSLWFAVGLLWILDVGNNMAMEPYRAFVGDKLPNKQLSFGYQMQSLFVGAGIVLANASIFLFQDWFGAEETTSTAATSIPQWLYYSFFIGAILSIATILWSVLKTPEIPPSNKELEEIKKHNALPFLDRVKTPFTEIVQAIKDMPKFMWKLSAVYLFQWYALFIYWQFISPMFEESMGFNKSEALSQAAKMNTTYNISTIVFALALVPLALKWGGKKVYVLSLFLTGIAMLSIPYIHDPMLVILPMILFGIGWAAMMGIPYSMVSKIVPQERRGVYMGILNMMIVIPMGIQTVTFGPIVKNILNNSAVNAILLGGVLFVIAGVFALRLKEPKPNIDHKNTATTTISVE is encoded by the coding sequence ATGAAATTAAAAAAACCTAATTTAAGTTTCTGGCAAATCTTTAATATGAATGTAGGATTCTTAGGAATTCAATTCAGTTTTGGTTTACAACAAACAGCAGTTAATCCTATATTTTCATTCTTAGGGGCTCATCATGAAGATTTACCATTATTAAATCTAGCAGGTCCTGTTACAGGTTTAATTATTCAACCTATAATCGGAGCTATTTCAGATAAAACATGGTCTCCTCGTTGGGGCAGAAGAAAGCCTTTTTTTCTTATTGGTGCTTTAATAGGTAGTTTATGTTTATTTGCTTTTCCATATAGTCCATCGTTATGGTTTGCTGTTGGTTTATTATGGATTCTAGATGTTGGAAACAATATGGCAATGGAGCCTTATCGTGCTTTTGTTGGAGACAAACTACCAAACAAACAATTAAGTTTTGGTTACCAAATGCAAAGTTTATTTGTTGGTGCTGGTATTGTTTTAGCTAATGCTTCCATTTTCCTTTTTCAAGATTGGTTTGGCGCAGAAGAAACCACAAGTACAGCAGCAACTTCTATACCTCAATGGTTGTATTATTCCTTTTTTATAGGAGCAATACTATCTATTGCAACAATTCTTTGGTCGGTATTAAAAACTCCAGAAATACCGCCATCAAATAAAGAATTAGAAGAAATTAAAAAACACAATGCACTACCCTTTTTAGATAGAGTTAAAACACCTTTTACAGAAATTGTACAAGCAATAAAAGACATGCCTAAGTTTATGTGGAAATTATCAGCCGTTTATTTATTTCAATGGTATGCTCTATTTATTTACTGGCAATTTATTTCTCCAATGTTCGAAGAAAGTATGGGCTTTAACAAGTCTGAAGCTTTAAGTCAGGCTGCAAAAATGAATACAACATACAACATTTCTACAATTGTTTTTGCTTTAGCTCTTGTTCCTTTAGCCCTAAAATGGGGTGGAAAAAAAGTATATGTTTTAAGTTTGTTCTTAACAGGTATTGCTATGCTTAGTATTCCCTACATTCATGATCCTATGCTAGTTATTTTACCTATGATTTTATTTGGTATCGGATGGGCAGCAATGATGGGAATTCCATATTCTATGGTTTCTAAAATTGTACCACAAGAAAGACGTGGAGTGTATATGGGAATTTTAAATATGATGATTGTTATTCCTATGGGAATACAAACAGTAACATTTGGACCTATTGTAAAAAATATTTTAAATAATAGCGCCGTAAACGCAATACTACTAGGAGGTGTTCTTTTTGTTATTGCCGGTGT